In Solanum pennellii chromosome 3, SPENNV200, a single window of DNA contains:
- the LOC107015186 gene encoding cleavage and polyadenylation specificity factor subunit 2 isoform X1: MGTSVQVTPLCGVYNENPLSYLVSIDGFNFLVDCGWNDHFDTSLLQPLSRVASTVDAVLISHSDTFHLGALPYAMKQLGLSAPIYATEPVYRLGLLTMYDQYLSRKQVSEFDLFTLDDIDSAFQNVTRLTYSQNHYMSGKGEGIVIAPLVAGHLLGGTTWRITKDGEDVIYAVDFNHRKERHLNGTVLESFVRPAVLITDAFNALNNQPPRRQRDQEFLDAIERTLNVGGNVLLPVDTAGRVLELILTLEQHWTQKQLSTPIYFLSYVSSSTIDYVKSFLEWMSDSIAKSFEHTRDNAFLLRKIKLVINKSALEEAPGPKVVMASMASLEAGFSHDLFVEWAADPKNLVMFTERGQFGTLARILQSDPPPKAVKVTMSRRIPLVGEELAAYEEEQNRIKREEALKATLAKEEESKASVGAEVVTNDPMAVDTNVTHPSSNASGLHSGAFKDVLIDGFVTTSSSVAPMFPFYDNTSEWDDFGEVINPDDYVVKDDNMEQSFMHVDGDLNGKLDEGSANLILDTTPSKVESSELTVQVKCSLLYMDFEGRSDGRSIKSILAHVAPLKLVLVHASAEATEHLKQHCLKHVCPQVYAPQLEETIDVTSDLCAYKVQLSEKLMSQVLFKKLGDYEIAWVDAEVGKTENDMFSLLPLSGPSPPHKTVLVGDLKMSDFKQFLASKGVQVEFGGGALRCGEYVTIRKVGDASQKVGGAAIQQIVLEGPLSEEYYKIREYLYSHFYSL, translated from the exons ATGGGAACGTCGGTTCAGGTGACGCCACTCTGTGGAGTATACAATGAGAACCCACTCTCTTACCTCGTCTCCATCGACGGCTTCAATTTCCTTGTCGATTGCGGTTGGAATGACCACTTTGATACTTCTCTTCTTCAACCCCTATCCAG GGTGGCTTCAACTGTGGATGCTGTATTGATTTCACACTCTGATACATTTCATCTTGGTGCCTTGCCCTATGCCATGAAACAACTCGGTCTTTCTGCTCCTATTTATGCTACAGAACCAGTGTACAGGCTAGGGTTACTAACTATGTATGATCAGTATCTCTCACGGAAG CAAGTTTCAGAGTTTGATTTATTCACCTTGGATGACATTGATTCAGCATTCCAAAATGTGACCAGATTAACCTACTCTCAAAATCATTACATGTCTG GAAAAGGAGAAGGAATTGTGATTGCTCCACTGGTAGCTGGTCATCTATTAGGAGGTACCACCTGGAGGATAACAAAAGACGGGGAGGATGTCATATACGCTGTTGACTTCAATCACCGCAAAGAAAG GCATTTGAACGGAACTGTTTTAGAATCTTTTGTCCGTCCAGCTGTTCTAATAACAGATGCTTTTAATGCTTTAAACAATCAACCTCCTAGGCGCCAAAGAGACCAAGAGTTTCTGG ATGCCATAGAGAGAACTCTTAATGTCGGGGGAAATGTTTTACTACCTGTTGATACTGCTGGTCGAGTTTTGGAGCTCATCCTGACATTGGAACAG CACTGGACACAAAAACAGTTGTCCACTCCCATCTACTTTCTATCATATGTATCCTCAAGTACTATTGACTATGTAAAGAGTTTCCTTGAGTGGATGAGCGATTCAATTGCAAAATCTTTTGAGCACACTCGCGATAATGCTTTTCTTTTAAG GAAAATTAAGCTCGTGATCAATAAGAGTGCTCTTGAAGAAGCTCCTGGGCCGAAG GTTGTTATGGCTTCCATGGCTAGTTTAGAAGCTGGATTTTCGCATGACCTCTTTGTTGAATGGGCAGCTGATCCAAAGAATCTTGTTATGTTCACCGAGAGAGGGCAG TTTGGCACATTGGCACGTATACTTCAGTCAGATCCACCTCCTAAAGCTGTTAAAGTTACCATGTCACGTAGAATTCCCTTGGTTGGTGAGGAGTTGGCTGCTTATGAGGAGGAGCAGAACAGGATAAAAAGGGAAGAAGCTCTCAAAGCTACTCTTGCTAAAGAGGAGGAATCAAAAGCGTCTGTTGGGGCAGAAGTCGTCACAAATGACCCCATGGCCGTTGACACCAATGTCACACATCCTTCCTCCAATG CTTCTGGTCTGCACAGTGGTGCTTTCAAGGACGTGCTGATTGATGGATTTGTAACAACATCGTCTAGCGTAGCCCCAATGTTCCCTTTCTATGATAACACCTCTGAGTGGGATGACTTTGGTGAAGTCATCAATCCAGATGATTATGTGGTCAAAGATGACAACATGGAGCAGTCATTTATGCAT GTTGATGGAGATTTAaatggaaaacttgatgaaggATCAGCTAACCTAATCCTTGATACAACACCCTCTAAAGTTGAATCTTCTGAGTTAACA GTCCAAGTCAAGTGTTCCTTGTTATACATGGACTTCGAAGGTCGTTCTGATGGTCGTTCAATCAAATCAATTCTTGCTCATGTTGCGCCCTTAAAGCTT GTATTGGTGCATGCATCAGCTGAAGCCACTGAACATTTGAAGCAACATTGTCTGAAACATGTTTGTCCACAGGTCTATGCTCCACAGTTGGAAGAAACAATTGATGTAACTTCAGATTTGTGTGCTTATAAG GTCCAACTTTCTGAGAAGTTAATGAGCCAAGTGCTTTTTAAGAAG CTTGGAGACTATGAAATAGCATGGGTTGATGCTGAAGTGGGGAAGACGGAAAACGACATGTTCTCTTTACTTCCTCTTTCCGGACCTTCTCCACCCCATAAAACAGTTCTTGTTGGAGATTTAAAAATGTCTGATTTCAAGCAGTTTCTTGCCAGCAAGGGCGTTCag GTAGAATTTGGTGGTGGGGCTTTACGTTGTGGGGAGTATGTCACCATTCGCAAAGTTGGAGATGCTAGTCAAAAG GTTGGAGGTGCTGCTATTCAGCAGATTGTGCTTGAAGGTCCATTATCGGAAGAGTACTATAAAATTCGAGAGTACCTATATTCACATTTTTACTCCCTCTAA
- the LOC107015186 gene encoding cleavage and polyadenylation specificity factor subunit 2 isoform X2, which produces MGTSVQVTPLCGVYNENPLSYLVSIDGFNFLVDCGWNDHFDTSLLQPLSRVASTVDAVLISHSDTFHLGALPYAMKQLGLSAPIYATEPVYRLGLLTMYDQYLSRKQVSEFDLFTLDDIDSAFQNVTRLTYSQNHYMSGKGEGIVIAPLVAGHLLGGTTWRITKDGEDVIYAVDFNHRKERHLNGTVLESFVRPAVLITDAFNALNNQPPRRQRDQEFLDAIERTLNVGGNVLLPVDTAGRVLELILTLEQHWTQKQLSTPIYFLSYVSSSTIDYVKSFLEWMSDSIAKSFEHTRDNAFLLRKIKLVINKSALEEAPGPKVVMASMASLEAGFSHDLFVEWAADPKNLVMFTERGQFGTLARILQSDPPPKAVKVTMSRRIPLVGEELAAYEEEQNRIKREEALKATLAKEEESKASVGAEVVTNDPMAVDTNVTHPSSNASGLHSGAFKDVLIDGFVTTSSSVAPMFPFYDNTSEWDDFGEVINPDDYVVKDDNMEQSFMHVDGDLNGKLDEGSANLILDTTPSKVESSELTVQVKCSLLYMDFEGRSDGRSIKSILAHVAPLKLVLVHASAEATEHLKQHCLKHVCPQVYAPQLEETIDVTSDLCAYKVQLSEKLMSQVLFKKFSSYLFVLECWGSVHSIHYNGLDISSVCTKVFGV; this is translated from the exons ATGGGAACGTCGGTTCAGGTGACGCCACTCTGTGGAGTATACAATGAGAACCCACTCTCTTACCTCGTCTCCATCGACGGCTTCAATTTCCTTGTCGATTGCGGTTGGAATGACCACTTTGATACTTCTCTTCTTCAACCCCTATCCAG GGTGGCTTCAACTGTGGATGCTGTATTGATTTCACACTCTGATACATTTCATCTTGGTGCCTTGCCCTATGCCATGAAACAACTCGGTCTTTCTGCTCCTATTTATGCTACAGAACCAGTGTACAGGCTAGGGTTACTAACTATGTATGATCAGTATCTCTCACGGAAG CAAGTTTCAGAGTTTGATTTATTCACCTTGGATGACATTGATTCAGCATTCCAAAATGTGACCAGATTAACCTACTCTCAAAATCATTACATGTCTG GAAAAGGAGAAGGAATTGTGATTGCTCCACTGGTAGCTGGTCATCTATTAGGAGGTACCACCTGGAGGATAACAAAAGACGGGGAGGATGTCATATACGCTGTTGACTTCAATCACCGCAAAGAAAG GCATTTGAACGGAACTGTTTTAGAATCTTTTGTCCGTCCAGCTGTTCTAATAACAGATGCTTTTAATGCTTTAAACAATCAACCTCCTAGGCGCCAAAGAGACCAAGAGTTTCTGG ATGCCATAGAGAGAACTCTTAATGTCGGGGGAAATGTTTTACTACCTGTTGATACTGCTGGTCGAGTTTTGGAGCTCATCCTGACATTGGAACAG CACTGGACACAAAAACAGTTGTCCACTCCCATCTACTTTCTATCATATGTATCCTCAAGTACTATTGACTATGTAAAGAGTTTCCTTGAGTGGATGAGCGATTCAATTGCAAAATCTTTTGAGCACACTCGCGATAATGCTTTTCTTTTAAG GAAAATTAAGCTCGTGATCAATAAGAGTGCTCTTGAAGAAGCTCCTGGGCCGAAG GTTGTTATGGCTTCCATGGCTAGTTTAGAAGCTGGATTTTCGCATGACCTCTTTGTTGAATGGGCAGCTGATCCAAAGAATCTTGTTATGTTCACCGAGAGAGGGCAG TTTGGCACATTGGCACGTATACTTCAGTCAGATCCACCTCCTAAAGCTGTTAAAGTTACCATGTCACGTAGAATTCCCTTGGTTGGTGAGGAGTTGGCTGCTTATGAGGAGGAGCAGAACAGGATAAAAAGGGAAGAAGCTCTCAAAGCTACTCTTGCTAAAGAGGAGGAATCAAAAGCGTCTGTTGGGGCAGAAGTCGTCACAAATGACCCCATGGCCGTTGACACCAATGTCACACATCCTTCCTCCAATG CTTCTGGTCTGCACAGTGGTGCTTTCAAGGACGTGCTGATTGATGGATTTGTAACAACATCGTCTAGCGTAGCCCCAATGTTCCCTTTCTATGATAACACCTCTGAGTGGGATGACTTTGGTGAAGTCATCAATCCAGATGATTATGTGGTCAAAGATGACAACATGGAGCAGTCATTTATGCAT GTTGATGGAGATTTAaatggaaaacttgatgaaggATCAGCTAACCTAATCCTTGATACAACACCCTCTAAAGTTGAATCTTCTGAGTTAACA GTCCAAGTCAAGTGTTCCTTGTTATACATGGACTTCGAAGGTCGTTCTGATGGTCGTTCAATCAAATCAATTCTTGCTCATGTTGCGCCCTTAAAGCTT GTATTGGTGCATGCATCAGCTGAAGCCACTGAACATTTGAAGCAACATTGTCTGAAACATGTTTGTCCACAGGTCTATGCTCCACAGTTGGAAGAAACAATTGATGTAACTTCAGATTTGTGTGCTTATAAG GTCCAACTTTCTGAGAAGTTAATGAGCCAAGTGCTTTTTAAGAAG TTCAGTAGCTATCTTTTTGTCCTTGAATGTTGGGGCTCTGTACACTCCATACACTACAATGGGTTAGATATttcaagtgtttgtactaaagTCTTCGGTGTGTAA
- the LOC107015236 gene encoding signal peptide peptidase-like 1: MESLWKLVYLLEPAPIALILTAIAVSFASAFRALNYGKEMERNRDWSEASITLDRSQALMIPVVSSCSLLMMFYLFSSVSQILTVFTAVASASSLYFCLFPYIAQIKSRFGLADPFVSRCCSKPFTRIQGLLTLLCIGTVVAWLLSGHWILNNLLGISLCIAFVSHVRLPNIKVCAMLLGCLFVYDIFWVFYSERFFGANVMVSVATQQSSNPVHIVANRLSLPGLQLITKKLELPVKIVFPRNLLGGVVPGYAAVDFMMLGLGDMAIPSMLLALVLCFDHRKSKDSGSIMDMPPPKEDISSPKGFYIWYALAGYSLGLVTALAAGILTHSPQPALLYLVPSTLGPIIVISWMRKELAELWEGSPSNINEKTRFTEV, from the exons ATGGAGTCTTTATGGAAGTTAGTGTATTTGCTTGAACCAGCACCCATCGCTCTTATTCTGACTGCCATAGCTGTGTCATTTGCATCTGCCTTCCGGGCTTTAAACTATGGCAAAGAAATGGAGAGAAATCGTGATTGGTCTGAAGCATCAATTACCTTAGACAGGTCTCAGGCTCTTATGATCCCGGTAGTGAGCTCTTGCAGCTTGCTTATGATGTTCTATTTGTTCTCTTCAGTCTCACAGATCCTCACTGTGTTCACTGCAGTTGCCTCAGCATCATCTCTTTACTTTTGCCTTTTCCCTTATATTGCCCAAATCAAGTCTCGATTTGGCTTAGCTGATCCTTTCGTATCTCGCTGTTGTTCGAAGCCATTTACTAGGATCCAAGGCCTTTTGACGTTGCTGTGCATTGGCACGGTTGTAGCATGGCTTCTCTCTGGGCATTGGATACTGAATAATTTGCTGGGCATCTCTCTTTGTATTGCTTTTGTGAGCCATGTTCGCCTTCCTAACATTAAGGTTTGTGCAATGCTCCTTGGCTGCTTGTttgtttatgatatattctgGGTTTTCTATTCGGAGAGATTCTTTGGTGCAAATGTCATGGTGTCTGTAGCAACCCAGCAATCATCCAATCCTGTACACATAGTGGCGAATAGATTGAGCCTTCCTGGATTGCAGTTGATAACCAAAAAACTCGAGTTGCCTGTCAAGATTGTGTTCCCTAGAAACTTACTGGGTGGTGTAGTGCCTGGATATGCTGCTGTTGATTTCATGATGCTGGGTCTTGGCGACATG GCTATTCCTTCTATGCTTTTAGCATTGGTTCTCTGTTTTGACCATAGAAAGAGCAAGGACTCTGGAAGCATCATGGATATGCCACCTCCAAAGGAGGATATATCATCTCCAAAGGGGTTTTATATCTGGTATGCGCTAGCAGGATATTCCCTTGGACTGGTTACTGCCTTAGCAGCTGGTATTTTGACTCACTCGCCACAACCAGCACTTCTATACTTG GTACCATCAACTTTGGGGCCGATAATTGTCATTTCATGGATGAGAAAGGAGTTAGCTGAGCTGTGGGAAGGATCACCGTCAAACATAAATGAGAAAACTCGTTTTACTGAAGTCTGA